Proteins encoded together in one Amblyomma americanum isolate KBUSLIRL-KWMA chromosome 1, ASM5285725v1, whole genome shotgun sequence window:
- the LOC144114581 gene encoding uncharacterized protein LOC144114581, with translation MSCLGFLQSGVATGTLRHPWLSGTPEQGCRTGGKAEREAGWQPASFYSEHPHESALSGPQQPRDGLPEKRQCSTTGSEPSQHRGARPKYGLSSRLTAQFPEQFSTSPEVQVGGRGPVPGGSAEGPQIPRQRRTLLPAYI, from the exons atgtcatgtcttggatttctgcagag CGGTGTGGCCACGGGGACACTCCGGCACCCCTGGCTATCGGGAACTCCAGAGCAAGGTTGCCGAACTGGAGGCAAAGCTGAGAG AGAGGCAGGATGGCAGCCAGCAAGCTTCTATTCCGAGCACCCCCATGAGAGCGCACTCTCTGGACCGCAGCAACCACGAGATGGACTGCCTGAGAAACGACAGTGTTCAACCACGGGGTCAG aacccagccagcacagaggtgccaggccgaagtatGGGCTGTCTTCTCGTCTGACTGCTCAATTTCCGGAGCAATTCTCCACCTCGCCTGAAGTGCAAGTCGGTGGCCGCGGCCCggtgccaggtggctccgcggAGGGACCGCAGATTCCTAGGCAGCGACGCACGCTGCTGCCTGCCTATATTTAA